A stretch of Brassica napus cultivar Da-Ae chromosome C6, Da-Ae, whole genome shotgun sequence DNA encodes these proteins:
- the BNAC06G00080D gene encoding uncharacterized protein BNAC06G00080D: protein MVFSCTDDVATGLKDALTHCYECKGRKVSLSDHEDNDEKLIRDFNYDHEIVVFQIRSQAMEKLRQKPRICMERLTYHSKEEPNIEKEEGIEFCSVGSSFSECCTSDLSVEAYMTAKIEFSRCSSLKGEELENQWKMYYLNGIRKGSVIQELCHCQGWPFGLGRKASLLPPLPKSPAESWSWRKPNRVAPIPFI, encoded by the exons ATGGTATTTTCCTGCACCGACGACGTGGCCACAGGTTTAAAAGATGCTTTAACTCATTGTTACGAATGCAAAGGGAGAAAGGTTAGCCTTTCAGATCACGAAGACAATGACGAGAAGCTTATTAGGGATTTCAACTACGACCATGAA attGTTGTGTTCCAGATCAGAAGTCAAGCTATGGAGAAACTAAGGCAGAAGCCAAGGATATGCATGGAGAGACTAACTTACCATTCTAAAGAGGAACCCAACATCGAAAAGGAAGAGGGTATAGAGTTTTGTTCCGTGGGAAGCAGCTTCTCTGAATGTTGTACAAGTGATCTGAGTGTAGAAGCATATATGACAGCAAAAATTGAGTTCTCCAGGTGTTCGAGCTTGAAAGGTGAAGAGTTGGAGAATCAATGGAAGATGTATTATTTGAATGGAATAAGGAAAGGATCAGTGATTCAAGAGTTGTGTCATTGCCAAGGATGGCCATTTGGTTTAGGGAGGAAAGCCTCGTTGCTTCCACCACTACCTAAGTCACCTGCAGAGTCTTGGTCGTGGAGGAAACCAAATA